A portion of the Girardinichthys multiradiatus isolate DD_20200921_A chromosome 23, DD_fGirMul_XY1, whole genome shotgun sequence genome contains these proteins:
- the LOC124860776 gene encoding neuronal acetylcholine receptor subunit alpha-9-II isoform X1 — MFKMIQVICLTVLLPEVVHCAQGHYAQKLLTDLMENYSSALRPVEDTDRALNVTLQITLSQIKDMDERNQVLIAYLWIRQTWHDAYLRWNKEDYDGLDVIHIPSSLVWRPDLVLYNKADDDFSGPMDTNVKLRYNGEITWDAPAITKSSCVVDVSYFPFDSQECNLTFGSWTYNGNQVDIIMGMDSGDLSDFVENVEWECHGMPATKNVIMYGCCSDPYPDITYTVLLQRRSSFYIFNLLLPCFLISFLAPLGFYLPADSGEKVSLGVTVLLALTVFQLMVAESMPPSESVPLIGKYYIATMTMVTASTALTIFIMNIHFCGAEAKPVPHWAKVLIIDYMSKIFFVYEVGENCASGSSSLSSHYLQDDVCHKQVNSHIHANGKPRSHGCQKDQQSYRYPRSQPYKQQQQHRGKVQHRITREESSHLCRSAPGRYEGSNSKITMNDCCMEDQKPPGLPEDQKFPCCPEDKKPLPQGPTVTIGPCVFCSFGSGLPNVDTKLVRNVEYIANCFREQRATCAKGAEWKKIAKVMDRFFMWIFFVMVFLMSILVIGKAK, encoded by the exons ATGTTCAAGATGATCCAGGTAATCTGTTTGACAGTGCTGCTTCCTGAAG TGGTTCACTGCGCTCAGGGTCACTATGCCCAAAAGCTCCTGACTGACCTGATGGAGAATTACTCCAGTGCCCTGCGGCCTGTGGAGGACACAGATAGAGCGCTCAACGTCACCTTACAGATCACCCTCTCTCAGATCAAAGACATG gaTGAGAGGAACCAGGTGCTGATTGCCTACCTGTGGATTAGGCAGACATGGCACGATGCCTACCTGAGGTGGAATAAAGAAGACTACGATGGTCTGGATGTCATCCACATTCCCAGCAGCCTGGTGTGGAGGCCCGACCTTGTCCTCTATAACAA aGCTGATGATGATTTCTCAGGACCAATGGACACCAACGTCAAGCTGCGCTACAATGGAGAGATAACTTGGGATGCTCCCGCCATCACCAAGAGCTCCTGTGTTGTGGATGTCTCCTACTTTCCATTTGACAGCCAGGAATGTAACCTCACCTTTGGCTCCTGGACGTACAATGGCAACCAG GTAGATATTATTATGGGCATGGACAGTGGTGACCTCTCAGATTTTGTGGAAAACGTGGAGTGGGAATGCCATGGGATGCCAGCCACTAAGAATGTGATTATGTACGGCTGCTGTTCTGACCCATACCCAGACATAACCTACACAGTGCTCCTGCAGCGCCGCTCCTCCTTTTATATCTTTAACCTCCTCCTTCCATGCTTCCTGATCTCCTTCCTGGCTCCTCTGGGCTTCTACTTGCCCGCAGACTCTGGGGAGAAGGTTTCCCTCGGGGTGACGGTTCTCCTGGCTCTCACCGTGTTTCAGCTCATGGTGGCTGAGAGCATGCCACCATCAGAAAGTGTGCCTCTTATAG GGAAGTACTATATTGCCACCATGACCATGGTCACAGCCTCCACAGCGCTCACCATTTTCATCATGAACATTCACTTCTGTGGCGCAGAGGCCAAACCAGTCCCACACTGGGCAAAAGTGCTCATCATTGACTACatgtcaaagattttttttgtctacGAAGTGGGTGAGAACTGTGCTTCTGGCTCCTCTTCTTTGTCTTCTCACTACCTCCAGGATGATGTTTGCCACAAGCAGGTTAACTCTCACATTCATGCAAATGGAAAACCCAGGAGTCACGGCTGCCAGAAGGACCAGCAGAGCTACAGATACCCCCGATCCCAGCCTTAcaagcagcaacagcagcacagaGGGAAAGTACAGCACCGCATCACAAGAGAAGAGAGCAGCCACCTCTGCAGATCAGCACCTGGTAGGTACGAAGGCTCCAACAGTAAAATCACAATGAACGACTGCTGTATGGAAGACCAAAAACCTCCAGGTCTTCCCGAGGACCAAAAGTTTCCATGCTGCCCTGAAGACAAAAAGCCTCTACCTCAGGGTCCCACAGTAACCATTGGCCCTTGTGTGTTCTGCAGCTTTGGGAGCGGACTTCCTAATGTGGACACCAAGCTGGTCCGCAATGTGGAGTACATTGCTAATTGTTTCCGAGAACAGAGGGCCACATGTGCCAAAGGGGCAGAGTGGAAAAAGATTGCTAAGGTGATGGACAGGTTCTTCATGTGGATCTTCTTCGTCATGGTCTTCCTTATGAGCATTCTTGTCATTGGCAAGGCGAAATGA
- the LOC124860776 gene encoding neuronal acetylcholine receptor subunit alpha-9-II isoform X2: MFKMIQVICLTVLLPEVVHCAQGHYAQKLLTDLMENYSSALRPVEDTDRALNVTLQITLSQIKDMDERNQVLIAYLWIRQTWHDAYLRWNKEDYDGLDVIHIPSSLVWRPDLVLYNKADDDFSGPMDTNVKLRYNGEITWDAPAITKSSCVVDVSYFPFDSQECNLTFGSWTYNGNQVDIIMGMDSGDLSDFVENVEWECHGMPATKNVIMYGCCSDPYPDITYTVLLQRRSSFYIFNLLLPCFLISFLAPLGFYLPADSGEKVSLGVTVLLALTVFQLMVAESMPPSESVPLIGKYYIATMTMVTASTALTIFIMNIHFCGAEAKPVPHWAKVLIIDYMSKIFFVYEVGENCASGSSSLSSHYLQDDVCHKQVNSHIHANGKPRSHGCQKDQQSYRYPRSQPYKQQQQHRGKVQHRITREESSHLCRSAPALGADFLMWTPSWSAMWSTLLIVSENRGPHVPKGQSGKRLLR; the protein is encoded by the exons ATGTTCAAGATGATCCAGGTAATCTGTTTGACAGTGCTGCTTCCTGAAG TGGTTCACTGCGCTCAGGGTCACTATGCCCAAAAGCTCCTGACTGACCTGATGGAGAATTACTCCAGTGCCCTGCGGCCTGTGGAGGACACAGATAGAGCGCTCAACGTCACCTTACAGATCACCCTCTCTCAGATCAAAGACATG gaTGAGAGGAACCAGGTGCTGATTGCCTACCTGTGGATTAGGCAGACATGGCACGATGCCTACCTGAGGTGGAATAAAGAAGACTACGATGGTCTGGATGTCATCCACATTCCCAGCAGCCTGGTGTGGAGGCCCGACCTTGTCCTCTATAACAA aGCTGATGATGATTTCTCAGGACCAATGGACACCAACGTCAAGCTGCGCTACAATGGAGAGATAACTTGGGATGCTCCCGCCATCACCAAGAGCTCCTGTGTTGTGGATGTCTCCTACTTTCCATTTGACAGCCAGGAATGTAACCTCACCTTTGGCTCCTGGACGTACAATGGCAACCAG GTAGATATTATTATGGGCATGGACAGTGGTGACCTCTCAGATTTTGTGGAAAACGTGGAGTGGGAATGCCATGGGATGCCAGCCACTAAGAATGTGATTATGTACGGCTGCTGTTCTGACCCATACCCAGACATAACCTACACAGTGCTCCTGCAGCGCCGCTCCTCCTTTTATATCTTTAACCTCCTCCTTCCATGCTTCCTGATCTCCTTCCTGGCTCCTCTGGGCTTCTACTTGCCCGCAGACTCTGGGGAGAAGGTTTCCCTCGGGGTGACGGTTCTCCTGGCTCTCACCGTGTTTCAGCTCATGGTGGCTGAGAGCATGCCACCATCAGAAAGTGTGCCTCTTATAG GGAAGTACTATATTGCCACCATGACCATGGTCACAGCCTCCACAGCGCTCACCATTTTCATCATGAACATTCACTTCTGTGGCGCAGAGGCCAAACCAGTCCCACACTGGGCAAAAGTGCTCATCATTGACTACatgtcaaagattttttttgtctacGAAGTGGGTGAGAACTGTGCTTCTGGCTCCTCTTCTTTGTCTTCTCACTACCTCCAGGATGATGTTTGCCACAAGCAGGTTAACTCTCACATTCATGCAAATGGAAAACCCAGGAGTCACGGCTGCCAGAAGGACCAGCAGAGCTACAGATACCCCCGATCCCAGCCTTAcaagcagcaacagcagcacagaGGGAAAGTACAGCACCGCATCACAAGAGAAGAGAGCAGCCACCTCTGCAGATCAGCACCTG CTTTGGGAGCGGACTTCCTAATGTGGACACCAAGCTGGTCCGCAATGTGGAGTACATTGCTAATTGTTTCCGAGAACAGAGGGCCACATGTGCCAAAGGGGCAGAGTGGAAAAAGATTGCTAAGGTGA